In a single window of the Arthrobacter sp. StoSoilA2 genome:
- a CDS encoding DNA topoisomerase IV subunit B translates to MAPSSEYNARHLSVLEGLEAVRKRPGMYIGSTDSRGLMHCLWEIIDNAVDEALAGFGHDIKVILHADNSVEIHDDGRGIPVDVEPKTGLSGVEVVFTKLHAGGKFGGGSYTASGGLHGVGASVVNALSSRLDVQVDRGSKTYQMSFRRGEPGRFIDAGAKPSPNAPFEPFVEDSVLDVVGKAKRGVTGTRVRYWADRQIFTPDARFSYDDLASRARQTSFLVPGLKITVRDERKLAGTPGENGVHEEVFHHDGGISEFVEFLAADSGVTDVWRLHGSGKFKETVPVLDENGHSKIAEVERDCEVDIALRWGIGYETTMRSFVNIIATPKGGTHQAGFEAALLKTFRKAVETNARKLKAGNDKIEKDDVLAGLTAVLTVRLAEPQFEGQTKEILGTSAVRAIVAKVVEQEISSRLSSANRNDKAQSALLLEKIVAEMKSRISARVHKETQRRKNALETSSMPTKLADCRTDDVARSELFIVEGDSALGTAKLARSSDFQALLPIRGKILNVQKASVGDMLSNAECAALIQVVGAGSGRSFDLDAARYGKVILMTDADVDGAHIRTLLLTLFFRYMRPMVEAGRVFAAVPPLHRVEVINPGQKANEMIYTYSEAELHVLLANLAKEGRRYKEPIQRYKGLGEMDAQQLAETTMDPRHRTLRKVGIDSAQRAEEVFDLLMGSDVAPRKEFIIAGAATLDRERIDA, encoded by the coding sequence GTGGCACCGAGTTCTGAATACAACGCCCGGCATCTATCCGTCCTCGAGGGCCTGGAGGCCGTTCGCAAGCGCCCGGGCATGTACATCGGTTCCACCGACTCCCGTGGCCTTATGCACTGCCTATGGGAGATCATCGACAACGCTGTTGATGAGGCCCTTGCGGGCTTCGGCCATGACATCAAAGTCATCCTGCATGCGGACAATTCGGTCGAAATCCATGACGACGGCAGGGGCATCCCTGTAGACGTCGAACCGAAGACGGGACTTTCCGGCGTCGAGGTTGTCTTCACGAAGCTGCACGCAGGCGGCAAGTTCGGCGGTGGTTCTTACACCGCCTCCGGTGGCCTCCATGGTGTGGGCGCCTCCGTGGTCAACGCGCTGTCCAGCCGGCTGGATGTCCAGGTCGACCGCGGCAGCAAGACGTACCAGATGTCCTTCCGCCGTGGCGAGCCGGGACGTTTCATTGATGCCGGCGCCAAGCCCAGCCCCAACGCGCCCTTCGAGCCGTTCGTCGAAGACTCTGTATTGGACGTGGTTGGCAAGGCCAAACGCGGGGTCACCGGCACCAGGGTGCGTTACTGGGCCGACCGCCAGATCTTCACGCCAGACGCCAGATTCTCTTACGATGACCTCGCCTCGCGCGCACGCCAGACGTCGTTCCTGGTCCCCGGGTTGAAGATCACTGTCCGCGACGAGCGCAAGCTCGCGGGCACCCCTGGCGAGAACGGTGTGCACGAGGAAGTCTTCCACCACGACGGCGGTATTTCGGAATTCGTGGAGTTCCTCGCGGCCGACTCCGGAGTCACTGACGTGTGGCGTCTCCATGGTTCGGGGAAGTTCAAGGAAACCGTCCCGGTTCTGGACGAGAACGGGCACAGCAAGATCGCCGAAGTTGAACGCGATTGCGAAGTCGATATCGCCTTGCGCTGGGGGATCGGTTACGAGACCACGATGCGCAGCTTCGTCAACATCATCGCCACGCCCAAGGGTGGCACGCACCAGGCGGGCTTCGAGGCAGCCCTGCTGAAAACCTTCCGCAAGGCAGTTGAAACGAATGCCAGGAAGCTGAAGGCAGGCAACGACAAAATCGAGAAAGACGACGTCCTGGCCGGCCTCACCGCTGTGCTCACCGTCCGCTTGGCCGAGCCACAGTTCGAAGGCCAGACCAAGGAAATCCTTGGCACGTCCGCTGTTCGCGCCATCGTCGCAAAGGTGGTCGAGCAGGAAATTTCCAGCAGGTTGTCCTCGGCCAACCGCAATGACAAAGCGCAGTCGGCGTTGTTGCTGGAAAAGATCGTTGCGGAGATGAAGTCGCGCATTTCGGCCAGAGTGCACAAGGAGACCCAGCGCCGGAAGAACGCACTGGAAACCTCCTCGATGCCCACCAAGCTTGCCGACTGCCGTACTGATGATGTGGCGCGATCCGAGCTCTTCATCGTTGAGGGTGATTCCGCCCTCGGTACCGCCAAGCTGGCCCGGTCTTCGGATTTCCAGGCCCTGCTTCCTATCCGGGGCAAGATCCTTAATGTCCAGAAGGCGTCGGTAGGGGACATGCTCTCCAACGCAGAATGTGCTGCACTTATCCAGGTTGTCGGCGCAGGCTCAGGCCGGAGTTTCGACCTTGATGCAGCGCGTTACGGCAAGGTCATCCTGATGACGGATGCCGACGTCGACGGCGCGCACATCCGCACGCTGCTGCTGACGCTCTTCTTCCGCTACATGCGGCCCATGGTCGAGGCGGGCCGGGTGTTCGCGGCAGTTCCGCCCCTGCACCGCGTGGAGGTCATCAACCCGGGGCAGAAGGCCAACGAGATGATCTATACGTACTCCGAGGCAGAACTGCATGTTCTCCTGGCCAACCTGGCCAAGGAAGGCAGGCGCTACAAGGAGCCCATCCAGCGTTACAAGGGCCTGGGCGAAATGGATGCACAGCAGCTCGCCGAGACCACCATGGACCCGCGTCACCGTACCCTTCGGAAGGTCGGCATCGACAGCGCCCAGCGTGCCGAAGAGGTTTTCGATCTCCTCATGGGCTCGGACGTCGCTCCCCGTAAGGAATTCATCATCGCAGGGGCAGCGACCCTGGACCGGGAACGCATCGACGCCTAG
- a CDS encoding MFS transporter has translation MNDHKSRLSADISPSRRWPLYAAGFTTAFGAHAVAAGLGAESADIGLSLLGLGILLALYDIAEVFLKPVFGAVSDRIGPKPVIIGGLLAFSGASLIGLWADEPFMLAAARLGQGMAASAFSPASSVGVARLAGKHTGRYFGRYGSWKGLGYAIGPLLGAVAIIAGGFSLLFLILSLLGLAVAVWAAISVPRLAPLPRPRYTIVDVWKQSTERSFLGPTVVLAASTGALGAAVGFLPALAAREGLGTAGSVAVVTVLAVASSLVQPRIGRLRDRGVLADRPGMVTGLLAIVLGVLIAGLLPAALAMVGAVSIYRAMPIYCAAIFIGLGIGVATPLAFAHLADATPAERLGRTMGSAELGRELGDAGGPLLVGGVAVAAGLPWGLGALALAVGAAAFAAPASAASGSVTKPGRKPRV, from the coding sequence CTTCACCACCGCATTTGGAGCCCACGCAGTAGCCGCCGGACTTGGCGCCGAAAGTGCGGACATCGGCTTGAGCCTGCTTGGCCTGGGCATCCTGTTGGCCCTGTACGACATCGCGGAAGTCTTCCTCAAGCCCGTGTTTGGGGCTGTCAGCGACCGCATCGGGCCCAAACCCGTGATCATCGGAGGGCTCCTCGCCTTCTCCGGTGCGTCCCTGATCGGACTGTGGGCCGATGAACCCTTCATGCTGGCCGCAGCGCGTCTTGGCCAAGGCATGGCTGCCTCGGCATTCTCGCCGGCATCTTCTGTCGGCGTTGCCAGACTGGCAGGCAAACATACCGGGCGCTACTTTGGCCGTTACGGCTCATGGAAAGGTCTTGGCTACGCGATCGGTCCCCTTTTGGGAGCTGTCGCGATCATCGCAGGCGGATTCAGCCTGCTCTTCCTCATCCTCTCCTTGTTGGGCTTGGCAGTAGCCGTCTGGGCGGCCATCTCGGTGCCGCGACTGGCTCCCCTGCCCCGGCCCAGGTACACCATCGTTGATGTCTGGAAGCAAAGTACCGAGCGATCATTCCTTGGACCCACCGTGGTGCTGGCTGCGTCGACCGGCGCCTTGGGGGCGGCAGTAGGCTTCCTCCCTGCGCTGGCGGCAAGGGAAGGGCTGGGCACCGCCGGCAGTGTCGCCGTCGTAACGGTATTGGCCGTGGCGTCATCCCTCGTCCAGCCAAGGATCGGACGATTGCGGGATCGCGGAGTCCTGGCAGACCGGCCCGGCATGGTGACCGGTTTGCTGGCCATAGTCCTTGGCGTACTCATCGCGGGCCTTCTTCCCGCGGCATTGGCCATGGTCGGCGCCGTTTCCATCTATCGCGCCATGCCGATCTACTGTGCTGCCATTTTTATCGGCTTGGGAATTGGCGTTGCCACCCCACTGGCCTTCGCGCACTTGGCCGATGCGACTCCCGCCGAACGCCTCGGCCGCACGATGGGTTCAGCTGAACTTGGCCGGGAGCTCGGCGACGCCGGCGGGCCATTGTTGGTGGGCGGGGTTGCCGTAGCGGCGGGTCTCCCGTGGGGCCTGGGAGCACTGGCCCTGGCCGTAGGAGCAGCGGCCTTTGCTGCACCAGCTTCCGCGGCTTCCGGCTCCGTCACGAAGCCAGGCCGGAAACCGCGGGTCTGA
- a CDS encoding RNA polymerase sigma factor encodes MTPSSVEKEPAAQAELSAEENKAATSAKRAATRVATKASEDTSDKPAPKKRGPKPGAKAAAEAANQSSDPEADAEEVVVEDEDFDPAAAEEVEVGDDDVEDGAGTGKDKAAPSGSGFVYSDADDDDAPVQQVMSAGATADPVKDYLKQIGKVALLNAEQEVDLALRIEAGLFAEEKINADDGSMDPKLKRELEFVIHDGKRAKNHLLEANLRLVVSLAKRYTGRGMLFLDLIQEGNLGLIRAVEKFDYTKGFKFSTYATWWIRQAITRAMADQARTIRIPVHMVEVINKLARVQRQMLQDLGREPTPEELALELDMTPEKVVEVQKYGREPISLHTPLGEDGDSEFGDLIEDSEAVVPADAVSFTLLQEQLHSVLDTLSEREAGVVAMRFGLTDGQPKTLDEIGKVYGVTRERIRQIESKTMSKLRHPSRSQVLRDYLD; translated from the coding sequence AACAAGGCGGCCACTTCGGCAAAGCGTGCGGCGACACGTGTTGCCACCAAGGCTTCAGAGGACACCTCTGACAAGCCGGCACCAAAGAAGCGTGGACCCAAGCCCGGCGCCAAGGCCGCGGCCGAAGCCGCGAACCAGTCTTCGGACCCCGAGGCCGACGCCGAAGAAGTGGTTGTCGAGGACGAAGATTTCGATCCCGCAGCAGCTGAGGAAGTTGAAGTCGGAGACGACGATGTCGAGGACGGCGCCGGAACCGGCAAGGACAAGGCAGCGCCCTCCGGATCCGGATTCGTCTACTCGGACGCCGATGACGACGACGCCCCTGTCCAGCAGGTCATGTCGGCCGGTGCCACCGCTGACCCCGTGAAGGACTACCTGAAGCAAATCGGTAAGGTCGCCCTGCTGAATGCTGAACAGGAAGTCGATCTGGCGCTTCGCATCGAAGCCGGCCTGTTTGCCGAAGAAAAGATCAACGCCGACGACGGTTCCATGGACCCGAAGCTCAAGCGTGAACTTGAATTCGTTATCCACGATGGCAAGCGGGCCAAGAACCACCTGCTCGAAGCCAACCTTCGCCTCGTTGTTTCCTTGGCCAAGCGCTACACCGGCCGTGGCATGCTCTTCCTGGACCTCATCCAGGAAGGCAACCTGGGCCTCATCCGCGCCGTGGAGAAGTTCGACTACACCAAGGGCTTCAAATTCTCCACGTACGCAACGTGGTGGATCCGCCAGGCCATTACCCGCGCCATGGCTGACCAGGCCCGCACCATCCGCATCCCGGTGCACATGGTGGAAGTCATCAACAAGCTCGCCCGTGTCCAGCGCCAGATGCTTCAGGACCTGGGCCGTGAACCTACGCCGGAAGAATTGGCGCTGGAACTGGACATGACGCCTGAGAAGGTCGTGGAGGTCCAGAAGTACGGCCGTGAACCGATTTCGCTCCACACGCCGCTGGGTGAGGATGGCGACTCCGAGTTCGGTGACCTTATCGAGGACTCTGAAGCTGTTGTTCCGGCTGATGCCGTGAGCTTTACGCTCCTCCAGGAGCAGTTGCACTCGGTTCTGGACACCCTGTCCGAGCGTGAGGCCGGGGTAGTAGCAATGCGCTTTGGCTTGACCGATGGCCAGCCTAAGACTTTAGACGAAATCGGCAAGGTCTACGGCGTTACCCGTGAGCGCATCCGCCAGATCGAATCCAAGACCATGTCCAAGCTGCGGCACCCGTCCCGCTCGCAGGTCCTGCGGGACTACCTGGACTAA